Below is a genomic region from candidate division WOR-3 bacterium.
AAAAATTTGGAAGAGTGAGAAAAAGAAAATATGAAGCACGAACACTTGACATTGATATACTTTTTTATGAAAAATTAATAATGAAAAATGATAAACTTATAATCCCCCATCCACTTTTACATAAAAGAAATTTTATTTTAATTCCCTTATCTGAAATTGCTCCTTTTTTTATTCACCCTGTTTTCAATAAAAAAATAAAAGAATTTATTGAAAATAAAAAGGGAGTTTATAAAATTATTGATAAAAATTCAATAAAAGGGGTAATTGACTATGGAAATAATAAAATCAATTAAAGAAATGCAGAAAAGATCAGAAGAATTAAGAAAAAATGGTAAAATAATAGGTTTTGTTCCAACAATGGGAGCTCTACATGAAGGGCATCTTGAACTTATGAGACAAGTAAGAAGAAAATGTGATGTTCTTGTTGTTTCAATTTTTGTTAATCCGATACAGTTTGGACCAAAAGAAGATTATAGGGAATATCCAAGAGTATTTGAAAAGGATAGAAATTTATGTGAAAGAGAAGGAGTTG
It encodes:
- the folK gene encoding 2-amino-4-hydroxy-6-hydroxymethyldihydropteridine diphosphokinase; the protein is MNEVFLSLGSNKGDRLKNILFSLFEIKKYFKIKDFSSIYLTEPWGNAEGGNFLNMVIRGYTELSPYELLIKNQEIEKKFGRVRKRKYEARTLDIDILFYEKLIMKNDKLIIPHPLLHKRNFILIPLSEIAPFFIHPVFNKKIKEFIENKKGVYKIIDKNSIKGVIDYGNNKIN